The following are encoded in a window of Candidatus Fluviicola riflensis genomic DNA:
- a CDS encoding DNA-binding response regulator: protein MRVYSCLIVEDEPLAVEILQEYIREVPFLELTAVAPNAVNALQILQEKTIDVLFLDIHLPLLKGLDFLKTLKQQPHVIITTAYHQYALESYEFNVIDYLLKPIEFSRFLTAVNKIHVKEQPQAVTMVTSVSTERPFLFCTVNKKRIRIFLDELLCIESQKEYSKIITISKTILTKLSPPQIDTFLSSGNCMRVHRSFIVAIDKIDSYSAMEIEIGGLRIPIGRSYKELVQQALDNLGR from the coding sequence ATGCGCGTTTATAGTTGCCTGATCGTAGAAGATGAGCCGCTGGCAGTGGAAATTCTGCAGGAATACATCCGGGAAGTTCCGTTCCTGGAATTAACCGCTGTTGCTCCCAATGCTGTGAATGCGCTGCAAATCCTTCAGGAAAAAACGATTGACGTGCTGTTTCTTGATATTCATCTTCCATTGTTAAAAGGCCTGGATTTTCTAAAAACACTCAAGCAGCAACCACATGTCATTATCACGACTGCTTATCACCAATATGCGTTGGAAAGCTATGAATTCAATGTGATTGATTACTTGTTGAAACCTATAGAATTCAGCCGGTTTCTCACGGCAGTGAATAAAATTCATGTAAAAGAACAGCCTCAAGCGGTAACCATGGTTACGAGTGTTTCAACAGAACGGCCATTTCTCTTTTGCACTGTCAACAAAAAGCGCATTCGTATTTTTTTGGATGAATTATTGTGTATCGAAAGTCAGAAAGAATACAGCAAGATCATTACCATTTCCAAAACCATTCTCACAAAACTTAGTCCGCCGCAAATCGATACGTTCCTTTCGAGCGGAAACTGCATGCGTGTACACCGTTCCTTCATCGTTGCAATCGACAAAATTGATTCTTACAGCGCCATGGAAATCGAGATTGGCGGTTTACGTATTCCAATCGGTCGTAGCTACAAAGAGTTGGTACAACAGGCTTTGGATAACCTCGGCAGATAG
- a CDS encoding cystathionine gamma-synthase, protein MSKYKFGTKAIHAGAHPDPSTGAIMTPIYQTSTYVQESPGVNKGYGYARGKNPTREALQENIAAIENGKHCVCFSSGVAATDAVLKLLKPGDEVITSDDMYGGTYRLFTKIYEKFGIRFHFIDMTNAENIHTVLNENTKLIWVETPTNPTMQIVDIEACVVISKANNLLLAVDNTFASPYLQNPLDLGADIVMHSATKYLGGHSDVVMGALITNNPELHEQLYFVLNSSGANPGPMDSFLVMRGIKTLHLRMERHCQNGRVIAEYLRNHPKIAKVYWPGFPDHPNHEIAKKQMRDFGGMISIVLKEESIENTFKVASSFKVFSLAESLGGVESLINHPATMTHASIPKAERERVGVVDSLLRLSVGVEDVEDLIADIEQALK, encoded by the coding sequence ATGAGCAAATACAAGTTCGGAACAAAAGCCATCCACGCAGGTGCGCATCCAGATCCGTCTACCGGAGCAATTATGACGCCTATTTACCAGACTTCTACTTATGTGCAGGAGTCGCCCGGAGTGAACAAAGGTTACGGATATGCCCGTGGGAAAAACCCGACGCGTGAAGCTTTGCAGGAAAATATTGCTGCCATCGAAAACGGAAAGCATTGTGTGTGTTTTAGTTCGGGTGTTGCAGCGACTGACGCCGTTTTGAAATTATTGAAACCCGGTGATGAAGTTATTACCAGCGATGATATGTATGGCGGAACATACCGTTTGTTTACCAAGATCTATGAAAAATTCGGGATTCGTTTTCATTTCATCGATATGACCAATGCCGAAAACATTCATACTGTTTTAAACGAAAACACCAAGCTCATTTGGGTGGAAACACCTACCAATCCTACGATGCAAATTGTTGATATTGAAGCATGCGTGGTAATTTCAAAAGCAAACAACCTGTTATTGGCTGTCGACAATACATTTGCGTCACCGTATCTTCAGAATCCGCTTGATCTGGGAGCTGATATCGTCATGCATTCCGCTACAAAATACCTCGGTGGCCATTCGGATGTGGTGATGGGAGCATTGATTACCAATAATCCGGAGCTGCATGAGCAATTGTATTTTGTGCTGAATTCAAGTGGTGCAAATCCTGGCCCGATGGACAGTTTTTTAGTTATGCGCGGCATCAAAACATTGCATTTGCGTATGGAGCGTCATTGTCAAAATGGCCGCGTCATAGCAGAATACCTGCGCAATCACCCCAAAATTGCCAAAGTTTACTGGCCTGGTTTCCCCGATCATCCCAACCATGAAATTGCCAAAAAACAAATGCGCGATTTCGGTGGAATGATTTCCATCGTATTAAAAGAAGAAAGCATCGAAAACACCTTCAAAGTGGCTTCTTCCTTCAAAGTGTTTTCATTGGCCGAATCGCTGGGTGGTGTTGAATCATTAATCAATCATCCTGCAACCATGACGCACGCATCCATTCCGAAAGCCGAGCGCGAGCGGGTAGGAGTAGTAGATTCGTTGCTGCGTTTGAGTGTTGGTGTAGAAGATGTGGAAGATTTGATCGCAGATATTGAACAGGCACTTAAATAA